A window from Drosophila yakuba strain Tai18E2 chromosome 3L, Prin_Dyak_Tai18E2_2.1, whole genome shotgun sequence encodes these proteins:
- the LOC120321562 gene encoding uncharacterized protein LOC120321562, producing the protein MPPPEGRKHRASGVIAGGERELFVPVIWSRRLRADLKGKSWASVSGGCQPAHGSRRQPSNGPKRSGFPRRRLIPRSKELLHFSWSSSVRSGFPRRRPIPGSRELLHFSWGSSMCRR; encoded by the exons ATGCCCCCGCCAGAAGGACGGAAACATCGAGCCTCAGGAGTCATTGCCGGTGGAGAAAGGGAGTTGTTTGTCCCAGTTATTTGGAGCCGCAGGCTGCGCGCAGatttaaaaggaaaaagttGGGCCAGCGTTTCTG gAGGCTGCCAACCCGCCCATGGGTCTCGTCGCCAGCCGTCAAATGGTCCAAAACGAAGTGGATTCCCGCGCCGCCGTCTTATTCCAAGGTCCAAGGAGTTGCTGCATTTCAGCTGGAGTTCTTCAGTGCGTAGTGGATTCCCGCGTCGCCGTCCCATTCCAGGATCCAGGGAGTTGCTGCACTTCAGTTGGGGTTCATCAATGTGTCGGCGATAG